ATCGTAATAAACTTGCATCTGGAATATCTCCCCTCAAAACAATCGTTATAAATCAGTCGGAAATTCGGTCGATCAGGCTTCCGGAATCGCCATGCCCCGCGGCCCCCGGGAAATGCCCAGGGCGCCGGAGCGCACGATTTCCACGACGGGAATCGGGCCCAGGGCCGCCAGGAAGGCGTCCAGCTTGTGGCCAGGGCCGATCATCTGAATCGTATAGCTCGATTCGCTCACATCGATGATCTGTCCGCGGAAGATTTCCGCCAGACGGTAGACCTCCTCCCGTGAGCTGTCGATCGCCTGCACCTTGATCAGCATCAATTCACGCTCGATGTGCGGTGCGTCGGCCATGTCCTGCACCTTGACCACGTCGATCAGCTTGTTCAACTGCTTGATGATCTGCTCGATGATCTGGTCGTCCCCGTGGGTGACCAGGGTCATGCGCGAGAGCGTTTCGTCATTGGTCGGCGCCACGCACAGGGATTCGATATTGTAGCCGCGCGCCGAAAACAGGCCCGCCACGCGGGACAATGCGCCCGCCTCGTTCTCCATCAGAATGGAAATGATATGTCGCATCGTCGTTACACCAGAATCATTTCGTTCAGACCCGCACCGGCAGGCACCATCGGGAAGACGTTCTCCGTCGGATCCGTCTGGAAGTCCATGAACACCAGACGATCCTTCAGGGCGAAGGCTTCACGCAGCGCGCCCTCGACATCCGATGCCTTCTCGATACGCATGCCCACATGACCATAGGACTCGGCCAGCTTGACGAAATCCGGCAGCGCTTCCATGTAGCTCATGGCGTAGCGCCCGGAGTAGAAGAACTCCTGCCACTGACGCACCATGCCGAGATAGCGGTTGTTCAGGCTGACGACCTTGACGGGCAGATGGTACTGCAGCGCCGTCGACAGCTCCTGGATGCACATCTGGATGCTGCCTTCGCCGGTAACGCAGACCACCTCCTCGTCGGGATAGGCATACTTCACGCCCAAGGCGGCCGGCAAGCCGAAGCCCATCGTGCCCAGGCCGCCGGAGTTGATCCAGCGATTCGGCTTGTCGAAACCGTAATACTGCGCAGCCCACATCTGGTGCTGACCGACATCGGAGGTCACGAAGGCATCGCCCTTGGTGATCTCCCAGAGCTTCTGGACGACGTACTGCGGCTTGATGATCTCCCCGTTCGTCTTGTAATCCAGGCAACGCATGGCGCGCCATTGCTCGATCTGCTTCCACCAGGCCGCCAGGGCCTCGGGCTGCTTCGCCCCGCCGGCGTCGGCGATCAGCGGGAGCATCTCTTCGAGCACCGCCTTGACGGCGCCGACGATCGGCACGTCGACGATCACGTTCTTGGAAATGGAGGCCGGATCGATATCCACATGGACGATCTTCGCCGTCGGGCAGAATTTTGCCAGGTTGCCGGTGACCCGATCGTCGAAACGGGCGCCGATCGCGATCAACACGTCGCAGTGGTGGACCGCCATGTTTGCTTCGTACGTCCCATGCATCCCCAGCATGCCCAGGAATTGCGGGTCGCTGGCGGGGAAGGCGCCAAGCCCCATCAGGGTGTTGGTGATGGGATAGTTCAACAGGCGCGCGAACTGGGTGAGCTGCTCGGCCGCACCGCCGAGCACCACCCCGCCGCCCGTGTAGATCATGGGCCGTTCGGCGTTCAGGATGAGATCGATGGCCTTGCGGATCTGACCGGTATGTCCCTTGACGGTCGGATGGTAGGAACGGAGCGCGACCGTTTCCGGATAGCTGAACGGAATCAGCACGTTCGGATCGACCATGTCCTTGGGAATATCGACCACCACGGGGCCGGGACGACCGGTGGTGGCGATATAGAAGGCCTTCTTCATGGTTTCGGCCAACTCGTTCACGTTCTTGACCAGGAAGTTGTGCTTGACGCAGGGACGCGTGATCCCGACGTTGTCCACTTCCTGGAACGCATCGTTGCCGATGAGATGACTCGGCACCTGCCCGGTGATCACCACCATGGGAATGGAGTCCATGTACGCCGTCGCGATACCGGTCACCGCATTCGTGGCGCCCGGCCCGGACGTCACCAGCACGACGCCCGGCTTACCCGTCGCCCGCGCATAACCATCGGCCATGTGCACGGCACCCTGCTCGTGACGAACCAGGACATGCTTCACATCATCCTGTTGGAACAGCGCATCGTAAATATGCAAGACGGCCCCGCCCGGGTAGCCGAAAACCGCCTCGACCCCCTCGGCCTTCAGGCACTCAACCAGGATTTGACCACCGGACAATTCCACGCGAATTTCTCTCTATTAAATTGTGTCGTAGGGATAAGGGAATTTGGCCGGAACCTACCGACTCGCCGCGCGCGTTGAACGGGGCAAAACGGACAGGGACCAACCACTCCAGATCTGCGCTCACGCCTGTACGTGTATCAGCCGCATGAATCAAGCCGGCTAATATAGCTGGATATGGCAAGAATTGCATCGAATCATTGCAAAATGATCGAGATATCCCCATAAACCGGATGGTCAAACCCAGCACCCCGGCACCCCGATGCCAGGGGAACGCTTGGGTTCAGAACGATCCGAAACCGTTATCCGAACCGGTTGTATCGCTGATGACGGTTCCACCCAATGCCTTGCGCAAGACGCTCTGAATGGCGCCGGGCGCGTCGCGCAGCTTGAAGAAGGAAGCATCGGAACCCATCATGGGCAAGTCGGGGAAAAACAAAGCCATGCGGAACCGGAGATTCAAACCCTCCGCGTTACGGTCCCTCAGCACGACTTCGTAGGGCAGAAAGGCATAACGATGAGGCGCGGGGCCGGGATCAACCGACTGGACCAATTTAGCCCCGTTGGCATCGGGATTCTTGCCGGCCAAATCAACACCGAATACAACCTCATCCCGACCGGGAATCTTGATCTCGTAGACCAGACGGACGCCATCGGTTCCCGCCCTAAGTCGACTGGCTATCTGCTGGGTGCCGGCCTGAAACCCCTTGAAGCTCCCCAGATCCATCGGGTCGGTGAATGTTTCCATCCCGAAGGTGTACTGATAATTCCGCAATTCCGACGCCGGTCGGGGTTTTGCCCCAAAGGATTTTTCGTTACCGAGAACCGTGCTCAGCGCCTTGGCCACATCCGTGTTGTCGTTGGCCAGACGATAGCCCGCCGCCACATATTGCGGATTCATGTAGGTCACGAAGGTTTTCCCGTCAACGGATTCCAGTGCCACACTCAACGCTGCGCCGTAACCACCGCGCTCCGTGGCAGCCGCATTCCTCAGCATGCTCGGGCTCGAAATCGAAATGACCGTGACATTCTTCACGGGGGAATACCGCCCAACCACGTCAAATCCCCCCTTGCCCAATGCCGCAACCACCGTCTTCGTCGCATCCGACAAGCCCGATGAAAGCGTCGTTCCCTCGATGAAGGGCTGCAGCCCCCCTTCCGCAGCATGGGCCGCATTCAGCGAAAGCAACAAGGGGAACAACAGAAGTACACGCAATAACTTGATCATCTCACCCGCCTCTTTGGTTTTTTTGGTTCTCGACGCTGCGTCCCTGACCTTATTTACGGGTTTTCATCCCAAAAACCGCTTTCGTGATGACGTTCGTTTTGTACGAAATCCATGCAAAATCGACAAAGCCCCCGGCAACGGATCTGCCACGGCATCCACGCTCCGACGCATGCGGGTTAGATGAACAGTGAAACGGCGACCGTACGGGCAAACTGATAGAAACTGATCGCGCCGGCCACCTCGACGCCAGGGCACAACTGCTCCGCGGACAACGTCGACTGGGCCAGAGAATCCGAACAGGCGATGAATCGCACCCCCTCGTCCTGACAAAAGCCGAACAACTCCGCAAGATCCGGTTCGAGCTCAGCGTTTTGCGCAAGCCAGGCGATCCCGTGCTGCGTAAAGAAGATTGCGGCCGGATCCCCCAGCGCAACAACGGTTGCCGCCAGAGAAAAAGCCGCTCGCGCAGCTTCTGGCGCATCCTTGCTCAGGATCAGGGCGATCCCGGATCGTTCCGGGGTGGTTGTCGGGAAATCGGGAGTCATCGGCGGCAGACCAGAACAATCTTCAGCCAAGTGGCTCCTTCCTCGTCACGCCCGGGCTCCATGCGCAACAAATCATGCCCGGCCTGTTCGCAATAGGCCTTGAAATCCGCCTCGGCCCCCGGGTCGGTGGCCCAGACCTCAAGCTGAGCCCCGTCCTTCAGCGAAGAAATGGCCTTTCTGGCTTTGAGCAGCGGCATCGGACAGCGGAGTCCTCGTGCATCGACGATGAGGGTCGACATCACTCGGGGGCAACCAGCGGCAAACCGGAGCCCGCCCAATACATGACGCCCCCCTCCAAATTGAACAGCCGATCAATACCCTGCGCCGCCAGGAACTGGCAAGCCTGAGCGGAACGTGCGCCACTATGGCAATACACCACGACATCCTGATCGGTCTTGAATTGGTCGACATTCATCGGGACCAGATGCAAGGGAACCAGCTTTGCCCCCATGATGATGCCGCGAGCGGTTTCCGCCGGACCACGTACGTCGACGAGCAACACCTCGTGCATACGATCTTTCAGCTCTTCCGGAGCAATGCTTTGAAAACTAGACATTCAATTCAACTCACTATAAAAATTGATCTCATCACATTTTGGGGCAACGGAGATTGCGATTCCCAATCTGCGCACCAAACATGGTGCAGGGACTATTTTAGCCAACGAACGGCATGCGCTCACGCAGAATAGCCGCTGTTTTCCTCGCAGGCCGGATACGATGCAAAACCGATCATGCTGGTTGCCAAAGACACCAATCGGATTCCGGTCAGGACTTCATTAGCGAAGATTAATAACATAAACGGCTAGCACTACTCTCATCCAAAAATTTTCACCTCAATCAAATAATCACAAAGGCCGAATGCCGCCATGAATAAAATCGCAGCGCCCCTCATTCTGGTCTGGATCTTTTGTCTTCCCGGATTGGCCACCGCCGACAGCACACGCAGCCATTCGAACTTTTCCAGCCTGAACAGCCAATTACCGGATCTCGGAGACCCTGTAGATCAAACCTTATCGAAGGCGGAGGAGCAGAAAATCGGTGCGGAGGTGTTCGAGAAATTACGTAGCCAGGTCCAGTTCATCGATGACCCTTTGCTTTTGCGCTACCTGAATGACCTGGGGGATCGGTTGATGGCCTCGGCCCCCGGTACCCGCTTCCCGCCCAATTTCATGCTGATCAACAGCCCGACCATCAATGCCTTCACAGTGCCGGGCGGTTATATCGCCGTCTATTCGGGGCTGTTTCTGTTCGCGGATAATGAAAGCGAGCTGGCTGGCGTCCTGGCGCACGAGATCGCCCACGCCACGCATCGGCATATTGCCCAGATGCTTTCTCGGCAATCAGGCAACAGCGCGCTGGTGATCGCGGGATTCGTCGCAGCCTTACTGCTAGGCAGCATCAACCCGGACATGGGTGCCGCCGCCGCGGCATCCAGCGTCGCCGGCGCGACGCAGAACGAAATCAACTTCACCCGCATGCATGAGCGCGAGGCCGACGAGTTCGCCATCCAAACCCTGCAACGCGTCCATATCGACCCGCATGGACTGGTGAGCTTCTTTGAGAAACTGCAACGTCAAAGTGGCGACAACGGTGCGGCACAATATGCATTCCTGCTCACCCATCCCCTGAACAACGAACGCATCAGCGCCGCGGAAGATCGAATCGCAGCAATTCCTCGTGAGCAACTGGGCACGCGGGACAGCCTCTCCTTCCAGCTCGCACGTGCCCGATTAGCCGGACTCACGGGCGCGACGAAGATCCATCTCGGCACACCGGTCGGCGAATCCTATCGGCAGGCCGTACTGGATCAGGCCCATGGCAACTGGACGGCGGCCAGGTCACTGCTCGACAAACTCTATCGCACACACCCGGGAAATCTCTGGTTCGGACTGCCGCTCGCCCAGGTCCTCTTTGCCCACGGACACACCAAGGAAGCCCAGTCGCTTATGGATGAATTACTCGCACTCTATCCAGGCAACGCCATCCTGCTTCGCCAGTCCGTCCACTGGCTGATCAAGACGGGCAACCCGGATCAGGCCTACAAGACCGCTCGGGCCATGATGGAACAGGACCCGGGCAATCGGAGAATCGTGCTCTCTGCAGCAGAAGCTGCGGCGGCAGCGGGGGACCACCTCGGCAGCCATGAACTGCTCGGAAAATATTTCTTGATGGGCAACCAACTGGTGGCCGCCCACCAGGAATACGAACTGGCCTTCAGCTATTCCGCAGGGGATTCACTGGCCCAGGAACGCCTGGATGCCGCGCTCAAGCAGATCGAGTCACGAGCCCGCCCATAATCCGGAAAACGCAATACATTGTAATAAAAGAAATAAAAAAGCAGGGGCGAATTGTCATCGCGAGCAAAAGGAACGCCCGCCCCTCATCCACAGAAAGTCAACCGGCCAATGCCCCAGAAATCCGGTCAACATTAGCGATTGCTTTAGAAATGGATGCTTTCCCAACCTTAGTGAATAAACCATGTAGCCATAAAATTTTTTTTATTGTCTCAAGGAACCAGACCACTACAGTATAGGTCGTCAAAACGACAAAATAAGGCCACCAAAGCCATCTTGGCGTCTCATGCGTCTTAAGAGGAGAGGATGATAATGACATCATTGATTCGAGCAATTACCCACACGAGCACCGCCATTCTGTTCGCCAGCAGTCTGGTCGTCACCAGTCAGGTCTTCGCCACGGAAGAAGACGAGCCGGCGGATGCGCCCACTGCCGTCACCCACACGATGACCAAGGAAGAGCAGGAAGGCAAGGATCTTGCCTTCGCTAAAAGCAAAGGCAACTGCCTTGCCTGCCATGCCATCGCGGGCGGCAACCTGGCTGGCAACATTGGCCCGGCGCTGATCGCCATGAAGATTCGTTATCCCAACAAAGAAGACCTGTTCAAGGTTGTCTGGGATCCGCGCGAAAAGTTTGGTCGCGGAGTCATCATGCCGCCGTTCGGGGATCACAAGATCCTGACCAAGGAAGAAATCGAAAAAATCGTCGATTATCTGTACACGCTCTAAGCGCAGCGAAAACAGCCAGCGACCATCAACGAGGAGCTCGTGAGAATGAAAAAGTTTGTTAGCAGTATGTTAATTGTCGGCCTGATTGCCGGGGTCAGTGCGACTGCCTCAGCGGGGGGGTATAGCAGCTTCAATCCGAAGGATGATGTCAACAATCCAGCCGAATTTGCCAAGGAATTCCGAAATTTCTACTACAAGAATTTCCCCCAGATCCCACACGATAAATACAATATCGGCGTCTATGCATTCGACAAGGACTCCTACGCTCAGTATCAGGACATGATGCAGTTCCCACCACAGGATGATTTCATTGCGAAAGGGAAGAAGCTGTGGGAAGACTACCGCCTGCCGAACGGCAAGCCGCTGAGTTCCTGCGTCGGCGATGCCAAGGGCCTGCGCGCCAAGTATCCCTACTTCAACCCCAAAGATGGCAAGGTCCACAACCTGGAATTGGATCTGATCAACTGCCAGTTGAACGCCGGCGTCCCGAAGGATGAATCCTGGGAGTCGAAGAAAGGCTACAACGACCTCGTGGCCGTCTCAGCCTATCTGGCCAGCGAATCCCGCGGCATGAAGGTCAACGTACAGATCCCCAACGATCCCCGCGCGGTTAAAGCCTTCAATGACGGTAAAGAAATGTGGTTCCGCAAGACCGGCCAATTGAACCTGTCCTGCGCCGATTGCCACATGTATCACGCCACGCAACGTATTCGCGCAGAAACGCTGCATACCGGTATCGGCAACACCACCTCCTTCCCGGTGTTCCGCTATAGCAAGCAGAAAATGTTCACCCTGGACAAGCGTTTGAAAGGCTGCATGCGTGACACGCGCACCATTCCGTTCAAAGCCTATTCTTCGCATTATCTGGATCTCGAGTATTTCCTGGCCTACATCGACAACGGTCTGGAAATCAACGGTCCGGGCCTGCGCAAGTAAACCGACCCATCGTGGGGACAGGACGTTCCCACGCCAAAAAAAAGCCAGCGATTTGCTGGCTTTTTTCATGCGTGCGGATTCGGGATCCGCGGGGTCCGACCCCATTCCGCTCGAAGCGGCAGCGGCCCCCTCGCGCCCTTACCGATCGGCACGAATTGATGCGGCATTCTCCGTCAACCGCCGAAGCATATTCATACTGCAACCCCTCTCCGCGCACCACGCCGCACTAAACGTCATGAGCGGCATTGATTAGCGCTACAGGGGACGAATGAGATAAAGCACGCCAAGAATGACTCCGGCGATCACCAACAGGGAGAGGCCGAAATGCTGGCCGATGAAAAGCGTCATCTCGGCCTGCGTCCGATCCAGGCGTGAACGCCAGTCAACGAACCGGCGAATGATCAGAACCAAGATGACGAGGCCCAACAGGATCACGGCCAGGGCCAGCCCATAGCGATGCAACACGTCCAGGATCGTGCCGATATGGTTGCCGAAGAAATAGCCGATCACGATGAATTCGCTGATCCCGATAATCACGGCCGGCGTGTTGAATTGCAGAAACGTCCGGTAATCGAGGCGGAAAATACCCGCCAGCGCCGGGGTCACCCAGGAAAGCGGGCCACTGAGTCGCGCGATGAACACCGCCAGCGCCCCGCGCTTCTCGAAGAAGACGACCCCTTTTTCGTAATTTTCCCGATGGATGAGTCGACCGATCAGCGGCCAGTGTTGCAATCGGTCGAAGAGCCCCGTCCCGTAGCGGTACCCCATCCAGTAACTGAGGTTGTCACCCAGAATGCCGCCGCCATAGAGCAAGACCATGACCAGCCAGAGATCGAGCACGCCCATCCCCGCCAGAATCGCACCCGAGAGGAAAAACACCTCGCCGAGAATCAGCAGCGAGAACGGGATGACCGTCTCGAAGAAGGCACCGAAGAACAAGATACCGTAGGCGATGTTCCGATGTTGCTGCAAGAAGGGGATCGCCTGTTCAAACGAACCGAATTCAGCGAATGACATCGTACCCCCGCCGCCGCTTCATCCGCATGGGCATCAGGGCCTCCATGAGCCAACGCAGACTTTGCCTGAGGTAGCCACGTGCCTCGAAACGCCGTGTCGAGGTCGCCACCTGATTGGTGGGCACAAAGAAGAACCGACCATAACGCCGACATTCACGCGTGAACACCAGATCCTCGGCGAAACTCAATTCCGCGTGAAACCCGACCCCACGCGCGATGGGCGTACGTGCAAGCTGGAGCGCATACGAACTGTAGGTGACCCGGTGAATCACATCGTAGATCCGGAACCATAACCGCGCGTACAGGCGATCAGCCGGCTGCGGACGGATCTGGGTCGTACCCACGCTCAACCCTTCGGAGCCGTGCCGATTGATCCAGGTATTGAACTGATGCAACGCCTCTGGCCCGAGATAAGTATCCGCATCGCAGAACACGACCCACTCGGACTCGGCGCTGGCGAGCGCCAGACCGGCGTTCTTCGCACGAGAAACGCCCAACTCGCTCTGTATGACCCGGATGGGGATCAGGGTATCGACACGGGACGCATAACGTTGGGCAATGGAAAGCGTGGCGTCCGTCGAACCATTCTCGACGATGATGATTTCCATCCGGCTGGCCGGGTAGCGCTGTGCCAACAGCGCGTCCAGCGTACGCGCCAGTTCGGCCTCTTCGTTGTGCGCCGGGACGATGATCGTGAAGAAGTTCTTATAGATGAGTTCCGACATGGCATCGAGTATGCGGCGAACCGATTCCTCGGTGCGCCAGGGCGGGACGAACGGCTTTTTCGATGCGCACTCGGCCAAGGCAGTCCCCAAATCGAAATCTTCTGCCTGATCGCGCGTAGCGAAGTAGGCAAGGCTGTCGAGGTAATAGGCCAGATACTCCTGTTCGGTCTGATTCGGTGTGGGCACCAGCAACGCTTGCTTGTTGTGCTCGACCAGGTCCATCACGGTGGTGTAACCCGCCCTCGAGACGACGCAACGGGCACGACTGAACAGATCGACCCGCAAGTCGCCACTGGCCAATGGGTAGATAGTGAGATCTGCACGCTCGAACGATGTGAACTGGCGTGGATCGGCCGTGGGATCGCCGAGCACGAAGACCTTCTTGCCCGGAATGTCCGCAGCCTGCGCCAGCAGGTTCGCCACAAAGGCGCCCTTGTGTTCCTGCAGGTAGCCGCTGATCACGAACAGATAATCGATATCCTGGGTGCACTCCCGATGCGGGTAGGCGGAAAGAATGCCGATATAGTGGTGTCGTGCCTGATTAAGCACCGGTGTATGGGACAGATTACCGGCGAGATTCCGGCTGGGACCGGGATAGTCCGGAATGAAAATCCGATCGAACTTCTTCAGCGCCACCGCATTCAGGTGATCGCTCAACCAGCCGATTTCGTGCAATCCCTTGGGCGGGATGAAGGCGATCTGATGCGAGAGGATGTAGGACGGCGTCCATCGGCTGTAAAAGCCGTAACGCCCGTCGCTGAACACGAAGTCGTATTCGGCGGCCCAGGCGTCGAAAGCACGATGCTCCTCCCGAATGCGCTGCCAGGTCTTGACGAGATCGAACAGCAGGTAGAGATAGAAGCGCCAGCCCGTACCGCGCTCCAACGGCGGATAGTCCGTCATGTCGCGCCAATCCACCGCAGGGTGATCCGCCAGCTCAAGCTGCAGGAAAGCCAGCGCATTCCCGGTGGAAACAATCGTGACCTGATAGCCACGGGCCAGGAATGCCTGGATCAGGACCAGACTCCGGGTGGCATGCCCCAAGCCCAGGGAACTGACGGCAAACAACGCGCGCATGGGCAAATCTTTCATGCTGGTTCCCAAGTGGTTGACAGCCGCGGCCGGCTATGATGCCCGACAGACGCGCAAGGGATGAAACACATTACTGCTCGTTGAGGCGCGGCATCAATTCGACCATATTGCACGGCCCGGTCCGAAAATCCAGTTGCGCGCGGATAATCTGGTCCCAGGCATCGCGACAGGCACTGGTCGAGCCGGGAAGAACGAATAGGTAGGTGCCGTTGGCGACACCGGCCGTCGCCCGAGACTGCACGGTGGAGGTACCGATCGTCTGCCAGGAGAGCCAGCGGAACACCTCCCCGAAACCTTCGATCTCCTTGTCGAACAACGGCCGGAGGGCCTCGGGCGTGCCATCGCGTCCCGTCAATCCCGTCCCGCCCGTGGAAATAACGGCCTGACAGGCTGGATCGGCGATCCAGGCAGACACGGCCGCCCGGATCGCATATTTGTCATCGCGTACGATCTGGCGATCGAACAACTGATGTCCGCTGTCACGAACCCGCTCGACCAAAAGATCTCCGGAGCGGTCATCGGAAAGGCCACGTGTATCGGAAACGGTAAGTACGGCGATGTTCAAGGGCCTGAAGGCTCGATCATTGCGGGATTCGGTTGTCATGGTACCCTCTGGCGTCAATCAAGGTCGAATGGCGTATCCGAGCGATCTGAGCGCACCCGGAACCTGTGCGCATGCTGCACGCCCACCGGCGGATTCACGGTAGATCAAGCGGTCCATCACAAGACACCGGTGCCGGATTGATTCGTATCAATCAATCGCGCGCAATGCGGACAGGGCAGCAATGTACCCAACATCGCCATTCGACCGAAACTGTTTTCGACCCACGCTCTATTGATCCAGGGCGGATTGTGTCGCGTGTGCTGATGATGGCCGCATTCAAGCTTGACGTACCAGTCGCCATGCACATCCCGATGAAAAGAGTGAATCGCTCGTTGGGGCGAAGCGAACGGTTTCAACGCAACCATTGGCCAGGATCAGGCGACCGGGATCGCCCACATGTCATGGTCATCGGCATCGGTAATCTCCACTTCCACGAAGTCACCGGGGCGCACATCGGTAACCTCCGGCAGAAAAACGACTCCGTCGATCTCCGGTGCAGCGCCCGGCCCACGGCCCACGGCACCGGATGCATCGACATCATCGATCAGAACAGCCATGGTCTGTCCCACCTTGTCCGCCAGCTTCGCGGCACTGATGGCTGCCTGCTTTTCCATGAAACGCGCCAAACGCTCCTGCTTGAGCGATTCCGGTACCGGATTGGCCAACTGATTGGCCGCAGCACCCTCGACCGGGGAATAGGCAAATGCCCCGACCCGATCCAGTTGGGCCTCGTCCATGAATTCGAGCAACTGATTGAAGTCGTCCTCCGTCTCGCCGGGGAAACCGACGATAAAGGTCGAACGCAACGTGATGTCGGGGCAGATATCGCGCCAGCGGCGAATCCGCTCCAGCACGTTCTCACTGGAAGCGGGCCGCTTCATGGCCTTGAGGACAGCCGGACTCGCGTGCTGGAAGGGAATATCCAGATAGGGAAGAATCAATCCCTCCGCCATCAGCGGAATGACCTCGTCGACATGCGGATAGGGATAGACGTAGTGCAGGCGAATCCAGGCATCGAGTTGACCCAGCTCCTGCGCCAGCTCCTTGAAGCGCGTCTTGATGGGTTTTCCGCCGAAGAAATCGAGTTTGTACCGGGTATCCAGGCCATAGGCGCTGGTGTCCTGGGAGACGATCAGAAGCTCACGGACTCCGGCGTCAACCAGATTGCTGGCTTCGCTCAGCACCTCACCGATGGGTCGGCTAACCAGATCGCCGCGCATGCTCGGAATGATGCAGAAGCTGCAGCGGTGGTTACACCCCTCGGAAATTTTCACATAGGCATAGTGACGCGGCGTCAGCTTCACGCCAACCTGCTGCTCAAAGGTCGGCCGGGGCGCAGGCATCAGGTCCGTAAACGGATCATGTCTCGGCGGCACATGCTGGTGGACGACATTCATGACGTCCGCATAAGCCTGTGGACCAGTAATGGCAAGGACGCTCGGATGCACCTCCTTGATCAGCGCCCCTTCGTCCCGCCCGCCCAGGCATCCGGTGACGATGACCTTGCCATTCTCGGCCAGGGCCTCACCGATGGCATCCAGGGATTCCTGCGTCGCAGAATCGATGAAGCCACAGGTATTGACGATCACGAGGTCTGCGTCATCGTAGTCCGGCGAAATGGCGTAGCCTTCGGCCCGCAACTGGGTAAGAATCCGTTCGGAGTCGACCAACGCCTTGGGGCAACCCAGGCTGACGAAACCGACGCGAGGCGCTGATGCGTTCATGAGCGTGATAATCCGAAGTTATTTATGCCGATGGGGTGTCCGCAGGCGCC
The Halothiobacillus diazotrophicus DNA segment above includes these coding regions:
- a CDS encoding beta-barrel assembly-enhancing protease, which translates into the protein MNKIAAPLILVWIFCLPGLATADSTRSHSNFSSLNSQLPDLGDPVDQTLSKAEEQKIGAEVFEKLRSQVQFIDDPLLLRYLNDLGDRLMASAPGTRFPPNFMLINSPTINAFTVPGGYIAVYSGLFLFADNESELAGVLAHEIAHATHRHIAQMLSRQSGNSALVIAGFVAALLLGSINPDMGAAAAASSVAGATQNEINFTRMHEREADEFAIQTLQRVHIDPHGLVSFFEKLQRQSGDNGAAQYAFLLTHPLNNERISAAEDRIAAIPREQLGTRDSLSFQLARARLAGLTGATKIHLGTPVGESYRQAVLDQAHGNWTAARSLLDKLYRTHPGNLWFGLPLAQVLFAHGHTKEAQSLMDELLALYPGNAILLRQSVHWLIKTGNPDQAYKTARAMMEQDPGNRRIVLSAAEAAAAAGDHLGSHELLGKYFLMGNQLVAAHQEYELAFSYSAGDSLAQERLDAALKQIESRARP
- the soxX gene encoding sulfur oxidation c-type cytochrome SoxX; this encodes MTSLIRAITHTSTAILFASSLVVTSQVFATEEDEPADAPTAVTHTMTKEEQEGKDLAFAKSKGNCLACHAIAGGNLAGNIGPALIAMKIRYPNKEDLFKVVWDPREKFGRGVIMPPFGDHKILTKEEIEKIVDYLYTL
- the ilvN gene encoding acetolactate synthase small subunit; this translates as MRHIISILMENEAGALSRVAGLFSARGYNIESLCVAPTNDETLSRMTLVTHGDDQIIEQIIKQLNKLIDVVKVQDMADAPHIERELMLIKVQAIDSSREEVYRLAEIFRGQIIDVSESSYTIQMIGPGHKLDAFLAALGPIPVVEIVRSGALGISRGPRGMAIPEA
- a CDS encoding acetolactate synthase 3 large subunit, with amino-acid sequence MELSGGQILVECLKAEGVEAVFGYPGGAVLHIYDALFQQDDVKHVLVRHEQGAVHMADGYARATGKPGVVLVTSGPGATNAVTGIATAYMDSIPMVVITGQVPSHLIGNDAFQEVDNVGITRPCVKHNFLVKNVNELAETMKKAFYIATTGRPGPVVVDIPKDMVDPNVLIPFSYPETVALRSYHPTVKGHTGQIRKAIDLILNAERPMIYTGGGVVLGGAAEQLTQFARLLNYPITNTLMGLGAFPASDPQFLGMLGMHGTYEANMAVHHCDVLIAIGARFDDRVTGNLAKFCPTAKIVHVDIDPASISKNVIVDVPIVGAVKAVLEEMLPLIADAGGAKQPEALAAWWKQIEQWRAMRCLDYKTNGEIIKPQYVVQKLWEITKGDAFVTSDVGQHQMWAAQYYGFDKPNRWINSGGLGTMGFGLPAALGVKYAYPDEEVVCVTGEGSIQMCIQELSTALQYHLPVKVVSLNNRYLGMVRQWQEFFYSGRYAMSYMEALPDFVKLAESYGHVGMRIEKASDVEGALREAFALKDRLVFMDFQTDPTENVFPMVPAGAGLNEMILV
- a CDS encoding rhodanese-like domain-containing protein; amino-acid sequence: MSSFQSIAPEELKDRMHEVLLVDVRGPAETARGIIMGAKLVPLHLVPMNVDQFKTDQDVVVYCHSGARSAQACQFLAAQGIDRLFNLEGGVMYWAGSGLPLVAPE
- the soxA gene encoding sulfur oxidation c-type cytochrome SoxA, with translation MKKFVSSMLIVGLIAGVSATASAGGYSSFNPKDDVNNPAEFAKEFRNFYYKNFPQIPHDKYNIGVYAFDKDSYAQYQDMMQFPPQDDFIAKGKKLWEDYRLPNGKPLSSCVGDAKGLRAKYPYFNPKDGKVHNLELDLINCQLNAGVPKDESWESKKGYNDLVAVSAYLASESRGMKVNVQIPNDPRAVKAFNDGKEMWFRKTGQLNLSCADCHMYHATQRIRAETLHTGIGNTTSFPVFRYSKQKMFTLDKRLKGCMRDTRTIPFKAYSSHYLDLEYFLAYIDNGLEINGPGLRK
- a CDS encoding sulfurtransferase TusA family protein, with product MSTLIVDARGLRCPMPLLKARKAISSLKDGAQLEVWATDPGAEADFKAYCEQAGHDLLRMEPGRDEEGATWLKIVLVCRR
- a CDS encoding DedA family protein, producing MSFAEFGSFEQAIPFLQQHRNIAYGILFFGAFFETVIPFSLLILGEVFFLSGAILAGMGVLDLWLVMVLLYGGGILGDNLSYWMGYRYGTGLFDRLQHWPLIGRLIHRENYEKGVVFFEKRGALAVFIARLSGPLSWVTPALAGIFRLDYRTFLQFNTPAVIIGISEFIVIGYFFGNHIGTILDVLHRYGLALAVILLGLVILVLIIRRFVDWRSRLDRTQAEMTLFIGQHFGLSLLVIAGVILGVLYLIRPL
- a CDS encoding DsrE family protein, which codes for MTPDFPTTTPERSGIALILSKDAPEAARAAFSLAATVVALGDPAAIFFTQHGIAWLAQNAELEPDLAELFGFCQDEGVRFIACSDSLAQSTLSAEQLCPGVEVAGAISFYQFARTVAVSLFI